A portion of the uncultured Bacteroides sp. genome contains these proteins:
- a CDS encoding DUF5009 domain-containing protein gives MKQNTNRLQSIDALRGFDMCWIMGVPGIIYALSGIFGGNAWTWCSEQMEHVPWDGFHLMDLVFPLFLFIAGVSFPFSLAKRRERNGTNGSIYRHIIKRTCILVLLGFVYNGWLNMDIATFRFASVLAHIGLAWCFASLLYMHIRKESLIWTTIFVILLGYGLLNLYVLAPDAVGTNTLVPENNIVAWFDRNFLPGVLYNGNYDPEGLLSLVPAIATALLGMLSGNYLMRSQARPSRKALNLFLSGVVLLLLALLAETVIPFNKALWSSSFVLLTGGLSILLLALFYWTIDVLGFTRWSFFFRVIGLNSIAIYMAQVIVNFSGINSFFFTGIATRLFPAFQSLILSMGYVAVCWLFLWFLYQKKVFIKV, from the coding sequence ATGAAACAGAATACGAACAGACTTCAGTCGATTGATGCTTTGCGTGGATTCGACATGTGTTGGATCATGGGAGTGCCCGGCATCATTTATGCACTCTCCGGTATTTTTGGTGGTAATGCGTGGACCTGGTGCTCCGAACAGATGGAACATGTGCCGTGGGACGGTTTTCACCTGATGGATTTGGTTTTTCCGCTATTCCTGTTTATCGCAGGTGTGTCTTTTCCTTTCTCACTGGCCAAAAGACGGGAGCGAAACGGTACGAACGGTTCCATCTATCGCCACATCATCAAGCGAACGTGCATCCTTGTCTTGCTCGGATTCGTGTACAACGGTTGGCTGAACATGGATATAGCAACCTTCCGATTTGCGAGCGTATTGGCACATATCGGGTTGGCATGGTGCTTTGCTTCATTGCTCTACATGCATATCCGTAAGGAAAGTCTGATTTGGACTACTATCTTTGTCATCCTGCTCGGTTATGGTTTGCTCAATTTGTATGTACTTGCTCCCGATGCTGTCGGTACCAATACTTTGGTGCCCGAGAACAATATCGTCGCCTGGTTCGATCGGAACTTCCTGCCCGGTGTGCTTTACAATGGTAATTATGATCCTGAGGGGCTCCTCAGTCTCGTTCCTGCCATCGCTACCGCACTGTTGGGAATGCTTTCCGGCAATTATCTGATGCGCAGTCAGGCTCGTCCGTCCCGCAAAGCATTGAACCTTTTTCTTTCCGGTGTGGTTTTGTTGCTTTTGGCTTTATTGGCAGAAACAGTGATACCGTTCAACAAAGCCTTGTGGTCAAGCTCCTTTGTCCTGCTTACGGGAGGTCTGAGCATTCTGCTGCTAGCCCTCTTCTATTGGACGATTGATGTGCTTGGCTTCACCCGCTGGTCGTTCTTCTTTCGGGTAATCGGGCTAAATTCCATCGCTATTTATATGGCGCAGGTTATCGTTAATTTTTCAGGCATCAATTCTTTCTTTTTCACCGGCATTGCTACCCGACTTTTCCCTGCCTTCCAATCGCTGATACT
- a CDS encoding sialate O-acetylesterase, which yields MMKKVLACICLFVGVTISSWAQELRVADIFSDNMVLQQQTKTPVWGWGQPGREISVYTSWDNRTSSVTTDKQGKWKILISTPSAGGPYRLTVKGGDEYTFNNVWIGEVWLASGQSNMSMPLKGYYCQPVCGSTEAILNSAGSNIHFVNIPVMAAYKPQDGFKAKWMDASPQTVAECTAVGWFFADFLRKHIGVPIGIINASYGGSNVEAWMTPEACKLFKDIDVPARSDRTDPSINNVPTVLFNGMIHPFVGYAVKGMIWYQGESNIFNVPRYTSSVTAMVAEWRKQWGCGEFPFYFVQIAPYDYKLWNFFTPQWPEISAYQREAQMKCLTTIPNSGMAVLMDVGESQVIHPAHKKEVGERLGMLALSKTYGMSGFEAESPRYERMEVKDNKAILYFSNQFGGITAFGKPLQLFEVAGENHVFQKADAYIDESNGTVVVSCKVVDIPKAVRYAFKDDVKGELFGTGGLPVSSFRTDNWE from the coding sequence ATGATGAAAAAAGTGTTAGCCTGTATCTGCCTGTTCGTAGGCGTTACCATCTCCTCTTGGGCACAGGAATTAAGAGTTGCCGATATTTTTAGCGACAACATGGTGTTGCAACAACAAACAAAGACTCCCGTATGGGGGTGGGGGCAACCGGGACGGGAGATTTCCGTATACACTTCATGGGATAACCGGACGTCTTCCGTTACGACAGATAAACAAGGGAAGTGGAAGATTCTCATCTCCACTCCTTCTGCCGGAGGCCCTTACCGGCTAACGGTGAAGGGAGGCGACGAATATACGTTCAATAATGTATGGATAGGGGAGGTCTGGCTGGCTAGCGGACAGTCCAACATGAGCATGCCGTTGAAGGGATACTACTGTCAACCGGTATGCGGCTCTACCGAAGCCATCCTGAACTCCGCAGGTAGTAACATTCATTTTGTGAACATTCCTGTTATGGCGGCTTACAAACCACAGGATGGTTTCAAGGCGAAATGGATGGATGCTTCTCCGCAAACGGTAGCCGAATGTACGGCGGTGGGTTGGTTCTTTGCCGATTTCCTTCGTAAGCATATCGGTGTGCCTATCGGCATCATCAACGCCAGTTACGGAGGTTCCAATGTGGAAGCCTGGATGACACCCGAAGCCTGTAAACTCTTCAAAGACATTGACGTTCCTGCCCGTAGTGATCGCACGGACCCTTCCATCAACAATGTACCCACCGTACTCTTCAACGGCATGATTCATCCCTTTGTTGGCTATGCGGTGAAAGGCATGATCTGGTATCAGGGAGAATCGAATATTTTCAATGTGCCCCGATATACTTCCTCTGTTACTGCGATGGTTGCCGAATGGAGAAAACAGTGGGGATGCGGCGAATTTCCTTTCTACTTTGTACAGATTGCGCCCTACGATTATAAACTCTGGAATTTCTTTACTCCTCAGTGGCCTGAGATCTCCGCTTATCAGCGTGAAGCGCAGATGAAATGCCTCACTACGATTCCAAACAGTGGCATGGCTGTGCTGATGGATGTGGGAGAGTCTCAGGTAATTCATCCCGCTCATAAGAAGGAGGTGGGCGAAAGGCTGGGCATGCTTGCGCTGAGCAAGACTTATGGGATGAGCGGCTTCGAAGCCGAAAGTCCCCGTTACGAGCGCATGGAGGTGAAAGACAACAAAGCCATCCTTTACTTCTCCAATCAGTTTGGCGGAATCACAGCCTTTGGTAAGCCCCTGCAACTGTTTGAAGTGGCAGGTGAGAATCATGTTTTTCAGAAAGCCGATGCCTACATTGACGAATCAAACGGTACGGTGGTAGTGTCGTGCAAAGTGGTGGATATTCCGAAAGCTGTCCGCTATGCTTTCAAAGATGATGTGAAAGGGGAACTATTCGGTACGGGAGGCCTTCCGGTTTCTTCTTTCCGAACGGATAATTGGGAATAA
- a CDS encoding beta-galactosidase, which yields MKSEMTKHVAWHLFLGMLFLLPAKGMAQQKHEFDASNVYEKPLTGQFKMGSSGSGDAKIAINSRYLTLGEKPFLPVMGEFHFSRVKRDHWLDGILKMKACGIRIISTYLFWNRHEEVEGEFDWEGEKDLRAFVELCKEQDMLVFLRIGPWAHGEARNGGTPDWILRKKFIKDRSNDVVYQNYVQRYFAQIAAQVNGLYYKDGGNIVGIQLENEYWYAKAGEEHIQWLKDTALKLGMEVPIYTVTGWGNGSVPPYQVIPLWGGYPDAPWVEHVNKELQPGNFKFDSFRDNKHIGNDQIAYKDVYMTYEDYPFFTCEMGVGVQNTYHRRLVINPIDGLGMITAKLGSGSNLLGYYTFSGGTQFRGLLHTTNEDQDETGYWSRVPAKSYDFQAAVRESGEISEAYKQVKKLHYFVDEFGCLLAPMATVIAPSAEGELQTAVRSDNHSGFLFGIHYARYQSRQPSKNNRFSVRFQDETVEFPRKGVDIPDSTVFIWPLNLQIGTARMKYATAQLIGTVGRTNLFFQNKNIPVEMAFDAEGLEGVTVPDQSRAVVRKDAGRWMVSGLQPGKNCRVTLQMKNGTTEDVLILTQQEADNCWLFTLNGQKKCFITAANMYADKENVYIYSPQNQMKYSSLNANGRFVDSTVNTPVQTPQVILTPHGLLSDAQWLETGNFKGIDATLQRYHRIFFKEFSLDNPSAFRRVTLYLYPETSGRINLNNQWVSQSVIPGKLNVIDLTGYAAKAENTLYLAFPYTEGEHKFAARILVEYMNDDRIEMSTDSSWLAADMYTFPSPLRAFDRPLLPKVVPAPAFAASLSTAEFQEWDVRIPSNLYQGVNEVYLHLNYTGDRAELYNDHTLSADDFNANVTWSMGLQRQERSVTGKTLRLVVYPLNKEEKIFFDVPPALKDYNQCRVNQWTVIPEYKIKIAQ from the coding sequence ATGAAATCTGAAATGACGAAACACGTTGCGTGGCATTTGTTCCTGGGGATGCTTTTCCTACTTCCCGCAAAGGGCATGGCGCAACAAAAACATGAATTTGATGCTTCCAATGTGTACGAGAAACCGTTAACCGGACAGTTTAAAATGGGCAGTTCCGGTTCGGGAGATGCTAAAATAGCCATCAATAGTCGTTACCTTACGTTGGGAGAGAAACCTTTTCTGCCTGTCATGGGGGAGTTTCATTTTTCACGTGTCAAGCGTGATCATTGGTTGGATGGCATCCTGAAAATGAAAGCGTGTGGCATCCGGATTATCTCGACTTATCTTTTCTGGAACCGTCACGAAGAGGTGGAAGGGGAATTCGATTGGGAAGGGGAAAAGGATCTTCGTGCATTTGTGGAACTCTGCAAGGAACAGGATATGCTGGTGTTTCTTCGAATTGGTCCCTGGGCGCATGGGGAGGCTCGCAATGGCGGAACACCCGACTGGATTTTACGCAAGAAGTTTATTAAAGATCGTTCCAACGATGTGGTTTATCAAAACTACGTTCAACGCTACTTTGCTCAGATAGCCGCACAGGTCAACGGGTTGTACTACAAAGATGGTGGCAACATTGTCGGCATTCAGTTAGAGAATGAATATTGGTATGCCAAAGCGGGAGAGGAACATATTCAGTGGCTCAAAGATACGGCCTTGAAGTTAGGCATGGAGGTGCCTATTTATACGGTTACCGGTTGGGGCAACGGCTCTGTACCTCCCTATCAGGTCATTCCGTTGTGGGGTGGCTATCCGGATGCACCGTGGGTGGAGCATGTCAATAAAGAGCTCCAGCCGGGCAATTTCAAGTTTGATTCTTTTCGTGACAACAAGCATATAGGTAATGATCAGATAGCCTACAAGGATGTGTATATGACGTATGAGGATTATCCTTTCTTCACTTGTGAGATGGGAGTAGGGGTGCAGAACACCTATCACCGTCGGCTGGTGATCAATCCCATCGATGGTTTGGGCATGATTACGGCTAAGCTGGGTTCGGGTAGTAATCTGCTAGGTTATTACACTTTTAGTGGTGGCACACAGTTCCGTGGCTTACTTCATACCACGAATGAAGATCAGGACGAAACGGGTTATTGGAGTCGTGTCCCGGCTAAGTCGTATGATTTTCAGGCGGCGGTGAGAGAGTCGGGAGAGATTTCGGAGGCATACAAGCAGGTGAAGAAGTTACACTATTTTGTCGATGAATTTGGCTGCCTGCTTGCTCCGATGGCAACGGTCATCGCTCCTTCCGCTGAAGGGGAACTGCAAACGGCTGTCCGCTCGGACAATCATTCAGGATTTCTTTTCGGCATTCATTATGCACGCTATCAATCCCGTCAACCGAGCAAGAATAATCGTTTTTCCGTTCGTTTTCAGGATGAAACGGTAGAATTCCCACGTAAGGGAGTCGATATACCGGATAGTACGGTTTTCATCTGGCCGCTCAATCTTCAGATAGGCACAGCTCGCATGAAGTATGCCACAGCCCAACTGATCGGTACGGTAGGCCGTACGAATCTGTTCTTTCAAAACAAGAATATTCCCGTAGAGATGGCTTTCGATGCCGAAGGACTAGAGGGCGTAACCGTTCCGGACCAGTCTCGTGCAGTCGTTCGTAAGGATGCCGGTAGATGGATGGTCTCGGGATTGCAACCCGGTAAGAACTGTCGGGTTACTCTTCAAATGAAGAACGGAACAACGGAAGATGTACTGATCCTTACTCAGCAAGAGGCGGATAATTGCTGGCTCTTTACCCTCAACGGGCAGAAAAAGTGCTTCATTACCGCTGCGAATATGTATGCTGATAAAGAGAATGTGTATATCTATTCCCCACAAAACCAAATGAAGTATAGTTCGCTGAATGCCAATGGGCGGTTTGTTGACTCAACGGTAAACACACCCGTACAGACTCCTCAGGTAATTCTTACTCCTCATGGTTTGCTTTCCGACGCTCAATGGCTGGAAACGGGTAATTTTAAAGGGATTGATGCTACGCTACAACGTTATCATCGCATCTTCTTCAAAGAGTTTAGTCTCGATAATCCTTCGGCATTCAGAAGAGTTACGCTTTATCTTTATCCTGAAACGAGCGGACGCATCAACCTGAATAATCAATGGGTGTCTCAGTCGGTCATCCCGGGTAAACTGAATGTGATCGACCTCACGGGGTATGCTGCGAAAGCAGAGAATACGCTCTATCTGGCTTTTCCCTACACGGAAGGGGAACATAAATTCGCAGCTCGTATTCTCGTGGAATATATGAATGATGACCGGATAGAGATGTCGACCGATTCGTCCTGGCTGGCAGCGGATATGTATACCTTCCCTTCACCTTTGAGAGCTTTTGATCGGCCGCTACTTCCTAAAGTCGTACCTGCCCCTGCTTTTGCCGCGAGTCTTTCGACTGCGGAATTTCAGGAATGGGATGTGCGGATACCTTCTAATCTTTATCAAGGTGTCAATGAAGTCTACCTGCATCTTAATTATACGGGCGACAGGGCTGAACTGTATAACGACCATACGCTTTCGGCGGATGATTTCAATGCCAATGTTACCTGGAGTATGGGATTGCAAAGGCAGGAGCGTAGTGTAACGGGCAAAACGCTGAGGCTGGTGGTCTACCCGTTGAACAAGGAGGAGAAGATCTTTTTCGATGTGCCTCCCGCACTCAAAGATTATAATCAGTGTAGAGTCAATCAATGGACTGTCATTCCCGAATATAAAATAAAAATAGCGCAATGA
- a CDS encoding glycoside hydrolase family 43 protein: MERKNRLLFYLMLALVVCCTVSCTNKSGKAPNDIIPGELWHDVDGNPINAHGGGILYHEGRYYWYGECKGDSTYRLERVKSWECWRADAQGVSCYSSADLVHWKFEGMVLSSLPQDSLSDLHPSQIIERPKVLYNEKTRKFVLWMHIDSPDYGKGAAGVAVSDSPTGPFTYLGSFKPNGLDSRDQTLFKDTDGRAYHICSTDWNESLMVSLLTDDYTRPSGEYRRILLHEKREAPAVFKRNKKYYLLSSGCTGWDPNKASYAVADSMLGVWTTQEDPCTGKDADKTFYAQSTFVLRIAGEDKYMAMFDRWKKTDLIHSSYIWLPVEFDGSRMTIPWKDSWSLNLKNTK, encoded by the coding sequence ATGGAAAGAAAAAATAGATTGCTTTTTTACCTCATGCTGGCACTCGTGGTCTGTTGTACTGTCTCTTGTACCAACAAATCGGGTAAAGCACCGAATGACATTATTCCCGGAGAGCTTTGGCATGATGTTGATGGCAATCCGATCAATGCGCACGGAGGAGGCATTTTGTACCACGAAGGGCGTTATTATTGGTACGGAGAGTGCAAGGGTGATTCTACTTACCGACTGGAGAGGGTCAAATCATGGGAGTGTTGGCGAGCGGATGCTCAAGGGGTATCGTGCTACTCGTCTGCCGATTTGGTTCATTGGAAGTTTGAAGGAATGGTTTTGTCTTCTCTTCCGCAGGACTCCTTGTCGGATTTGCATCCGTCGCAGATCATCGAGCGCCCCAAAGTACTCTATAACGAGAAAACACGGAAATTCGTTCTCTGGATGCACATCGATAGTCCCGATTATGGAAAAGGGGCCGCCGGAGTAGCGGTGTCCGATTCACCTACCGGACCGTTTACCTATCTGGGATCCTTCAAACCGAATGGTTTGGATAGCCGTGATCAGACGCTGTTCAAAGATACCGACGGACGGGCTTATCACATCTGTTCCACCGATTGGAACGAGAGCCTCATGGTTAGTTTGCTGACCGATGATTATACCAGGCCGTCGGGGGAATACAGGCGTATCCTTCTTCATGAAAAGCGGGAAGCTCCTGCCGTTTTCAAGAGAAACAAGAAGTATTATCTTCTCTCTTCGGGTTGTACCGGATGGGATCCGAATAAGGCTTCTTATGCCGTGGCCGATTCCATGTTGGGTGTGTGGACTACCCAGGAAGATCCGTGTACGGGCAAGGATGCGGATAAAACATTCTATGCGCAAAGCACTTTTGTGCTCCGGATAGCGGGAGAAGATAAATACATGGCAATGTTTGATCGCTGGAAAAAGACGGATCTTATTCATTCTTCGTATATTTGGTTGCCGGTAGAGTTTGATGGCTCCCGGATGACCATACCGTGGAAAGATAGCTGGTCCTTAAATTTGAAAAATACGAAATAA
- a CDS encoding glycoside hydrolase family 2 TIM barrel-domain containing protein, with protein MRSKSLLYVSLVCVLLFSGCRQKEVFSTGKSCMDSGWYFRLDGTENTTGSPAGISEWRRVDLPHDWSIEPLSNQQQGVTCGPFTRHSAGGKSTGNTVGGVGWYARTFVIPAAEEEKLHALYFEGAYMETDVWVNGKKVCFHPNGYTSFSCDISAYCFSPGKVNTLVVRVANQGKNTRWYSGSGIYRHVWMLTTDKLHLKDWSNAIVTTALTADSARLQLSSTIYNKYFTYQKASLIVRLLSPQGEVVSTASRDFALHPGEEREASIPLVVAKPQLWSTDTPFMYKATLSLVNKQGEVVCRNEIPFGIRMLEFSASKGLLLNGHSLKLKGGCIHHDNGFLGAAAIDRAEVRKVELLKANGYNAVRCAHNPPSEAFLTACDTLGLLVIDEAFDQWRKPKNPNDYHRFFDRYAEQDVASMVQRDRNHPSVIMWSIGNEIQERSDSSGVNIARYLKNVVLRYDSTRPVTAAVNDYWDNPRLSWKTDSHIAFFTLDVGGYNYMWFEYENDHRKFPQRILFGSESTAGEAAINWDLVEKHPYIIGDFVWTALDYLGEAGIGHALKLKSEEVNPQFLEWPWFNAWCGDIDLCGDKKSQSYYRDVVWRRAPLTVCVHPPVREGVVEKVSYWGWTDEYPSWSWSGFEKKEMNVNVYSRAHSVRLYLNGKLLGEKVVGLDKKYTVSFRVEYQPGELKAVNVTNGRETDSMVLKTPGKPFAIKLLADRTQLLASPNDLSYVHIIVIDREGNTITDSHAKVLLSVSGKGGIAGSGNASPTDMESFRSLTPKVYKGRALAILRPEGIPGEITLTVTSPGLQQASVRITVK; from the coding sequence ATGAGAAGTAAAAGCTTATTGTATGTATCCTTGGTGTGTGTCCTTCTTTTTTCAGGATGCAGGCAGAAGGAGGTTTTCTCTACCGGAAAAAGCTGTATGGATAGTGGGTGGTATTTTCGTCTCGATGGGACAGAGAATACTACCGGCTCTCCTGCCGGTATTTCGGAATGGAGAAGGGTGGACTTACCTCACGACTGGAGCATTGAGCCGCTTTCCAATCAACAGCAAGGTGTCACATGCGGACCGTTTACCCGTCACAGTGCCGGAGGCAAATCTACAGGTAATACAGTGGGCGGGGTAGGATGGTATGCCCGTACTTTTGTGATCCCTGCGGCAGAGGAAGAGAAGTTGCATGCTCTCTATTTTGAAGGGGCGTACATGGAGACGGATGTGTGGGTCAACGGTAAAAAGGTCTGTTTTCATCCCAATGGATATACTTCTTTCTCTTGCGATATATCTGCGTATTGTTTCTCACCGGGCAAGGTGAACACGCTTGTGGTCAGAGTGGCCAACCAAGGTAAGAATACGCGTTGGTATTCCGGATCGGGCATTTACAGGCACGTCTGGATGCTGACTACCGATAAGCTTCATCTGAAGGATTGGAGCAATGCTATCGTGACCACTGCTCTGACGGCGGATTCAGCTCGTTTACAGTTATCATCGACCATCTATAATAAATATTTTACTTATCAGAAGGCTTCGCTTATCGTTCGTCTCCTTTCTCCGCAAGGGGAGGTGGTGAGTACGGCGAGTCGTGATTTTGCTCTTCACCCCGGAGAGGAACGGGAGGCATCTATTCCATTAGTTGTTGCCAAACCGCAACTCTGGTCAACGGATACTCCTTTCATGTATAAAGCAACACTCTCTTTGGTCAACAAACAAGGTGAGGTGGTTTGCCGTAATGAAATTCCTTTTGGCATTCGAATGCTTGAATTTAGTGCTTCAAAAGGATTGCTGCTTAATGGGCATTCACTGAAGTTAAAGGGCGGTTGTATTCATCACGATAATGGTTTTCTGGGTGCGGCTGCGATCGACAGAGCGGAAGTGCGGAAGGTTGAATTGCTTAAAGCCAATGGTTATAATGCTGTGAGGTGTGCGCATAATCCCCCCAGTGAGGCATTCCTCACTGCATGCGATACACTTGGGCTGTTGGTGATTGATGAGGCTTTCGATCAATGGAGAAAGCCTAAAAACCCGAATGACTATCATCGTTTCTTCGATCGGTATGCGGAGCAGGATGTGGCTTCCATGGTGCAGCGTGACAGGAATCATCCTTCGGTGATTATGTGGAGCATTGGTAATGAAATTCAGGAACGCTCCGATTCTTCGGGTGTTAACATTGCCCGTTATCTGAAGAATGTGGTTCTTCGTTACGATAGCACCCGACCGGTAACGGCTGCCGTGAATGATTATTGGGATAATCCCCGTCTTTCGTGGAAAACGGATTCGCATATCGCTTTTTTTACTCTCGACGTGGGTGGATACAACTATATGTGGTTTGAGTACGAGAATGATCATCGGAAGTTTCCGCAGCGCATCCTGTTTGGCAGTGAATCTACTGCCGGCGAAGCGGCAATCAACTGGGACTTAGTGGAGAAACATCCATATATCATTGGAGATTTTGTATGGACGGCTCTTGATTATCTGGGTGAAGCGGGTATCGGTCATGCCCTCAAATTGAAGAGTGAAGAAGTAAATCCTCAATTTCTTGAATGGCCGTGGTTTAATGCCTGGTGCGGGGATATTGATTTGTGCGGGGATAAGAAGTCTCAGTCTTATTATCGGGATGTAGTTTGGCGGAGAGCTCCCCTTACTGTTTGTGTGCATCCCCCTGTTAGAGAAGGAGTTGTTGAGAAAGTTAGTTATTGGGGGTGGACCGATGAATATCCTTCGTGGAGCTGGTCTGGTTTTGAGAAGAAGGAGATGAATGTCAATGTTTACAGTCGCGCACACTCTGTACGTCTTTATCTGAACGGAAAGTTACTGGGAGAAAAGGTGGTTGGCCTTGACAAGAAGTACACGGTTTCCTTTCGTGTAGAATACCAACCGGGAGAGTTGAAGGCGGTGAATGTGACAAACGGTCGGGAGACTGATTCGATGGTGCTTAAAACGCCGGGTAAACCGTTTGCTATCAAATTATTGGCAGATCGTACCCAATTGCTGGCGTCGCCCAATGATCTTTCTTATGTGCACATTATTGTAATAGACAGGGAAGGAAACACGATTACGGATAGTCATGCAAAGGTGTTGTTGAGTGTAAGTGGAAAAGGGGGCATTGCCGGTTCAGGAAATGCTTCTCCTACGGATATGGAGAGCTTCCGTTCACTCACTCCGAAGGTGTACAAAGGCAGGGCTTTGGCCATCTTACGTCCGGAAGGTATTCCGGGTGAAATAACGCTGACGGTTACCTCTCCCGGTCTGCAACAAGCATCCGTCCGGATCACAGTTAAGTAA
- a CDS encoding RagB/SusD family nutrient uptake outer membrane protein — translation MKQLFSTITLLLVFLFSSCSDYLDTVPGDQYDDNAVWSNPSLIESFVYKIYLGIPYPYQWYMSASLVDEAVPIQNDGVTTRVLTSTMTPDDQGAFVANWATCMENWWWKSVYTNIRACNLFLSKIDAVEFTDNTKKLQLIGEVHFLRGYFYSLLMAQYGGVPLIDKVINIGDNYNTPRNTFEETVNFIVSDLDAAVADDKLKDQSDKTRATVGAAYALKSRVLLYAASDLYHSNASWAGSYAHPELIGYVSDNRETLYKAAKAAAEKVMTLGYDLYKGNSDPVANFQQLFLQMSSPEQIFITQYDKQNFPYYATDWVAWVCGTPSYGGFALNQVTANLADAFENADGTSFNFNTQKSNPYTGRDPRFYASILYNGASWFLNSWGATTPSIIDITGADSNKGNTTGYYIRKFISPSENNYYYGSRQPEPYIQIRYAEVLLNYAEACLGLGDEPSARSAMNKIRERAGMPDVSDSETGTALLARYRNERRVELAWEGHRFFDVRRWMIASQAYVVARGVKVDGGSYKEFDFENRAWNNSHYLIPISRSEMQKNTALIQNPIYQ, via the coding sequence ATGAAACAATTATTTTCAACCATAACACTACTCCTGGTCTTTTTATTCTCTTCGTGTAGTGACTATCTTGACACGGTGCCGGGAGATCAATATGATGACAATGCCGTGTGGTCCAACCCAAGCTTGATAGAGAGTTTTGTCTACAAGATTTATCTGGGCATTCCTTATCCGTATCAATGGTACATGAGTGCTTCATTGGTAGATGAAGCTGTGCCTATTCAGAATGACGGGGTAACGACAAGGGTACTTACCAGTACCATGACACCCGATGATCAGGGGGCATTTGTGGCCAATTGGGCTACTTGCATGGAAAATTGGTGGTGGAAATCAGTCTACACCAATATCAGAGCATGTAATCTTTTTCTCTCCAAAATAGATGCTGTGGAGTTCACGGACAATACCAAGAAGCTACAACTGATCGGTGAAGTGCATTTCCTGAGAGGGTATTTTTACTCTCTGTTGATGGCACAGTATGGAGGGGTTCCACTGATTGATAAGGTGATCAACATTGGTGATAATTATAATACTCCCCGTAATACGTTCGAGGAAACGGTGAATTTTATTGTGAGCGATCTTGATGCTGCCGTAGCGGATGACAAACTGAAAGATCAGTCTGATAAGACCCGGGCAACGGTAGGAGCTGCTTACGCGCTGAAATCCAGAGTGTTGCTTTATGCCGCAAGTGATCTGTATCACTCCAATGCATCGTGGGCCGGCAGTTACGCTCATCCTGAATTAATCGGGTATGTGAGCGATAACAGGGAAACACTATATAAGGCCGCCAAGGCTGCTGCCGAAAAGGTGATGACGCTCGGATATGATCTTTATAAGGGTAATAGTGATCCTGTGGCCAACTTCCAGCAATTGTTTCTGCAGATGAGTTCTCCGGAACAGATTTTTATTACTCAATATGATAAGCAGAATTTTCCTTATTATGCTACCGATTGGGTGGCATGGGTATGCGGTACTCCTTCTTACGGCGGTTTTGCTTTGAATCAGGTTACAGCCAATCTGGCTGACGCTTTTGAGAATGCGGACGGAACAAGCTTCAATTTTAATACGCAGAAAAGCAACCCTTACACAGGAAGGGATCCGCGTTTTTATGCCTCTATACTTTACAATGGTGCTTCGTGGTTTCTCAATTCCTGGGGTGCTACCACTCCTTCTATCATTGATATAACAGGTGCGGATAGTAATAAAGGGAACACCACTGGATATTACATTCGCAAGTTTATTTCACCTTCTGAAAACAATTACTACTATGGTTCCAGACAACCGGAACCGTACATTCAGATTCGTTATGCGGAAGTATTGCTCAATTATGCGGAGGCTTGCCTCGGACTCGGAGATGAACCGTCTGCTCGGTCGGCCATGAATAAGATCCGTGAAAGAGCCGGCATGCCGGATGTCTCTGATTCGGAAACCGGTACGGCATTGCTCGCTCGCTATCGCAACGAACGCAGGGTGGAACTTGCATGGGAAGGTCATCGTTTCTTCGATGTACGCAGATGGATGATTGCTTCTCAGGCTTATGTTGTGGCTCGTGGAGTGAAGGTGGACGGCGGAAGCTACAAGGAGTTTGATTTTGAAAACAGGGCATGGAATAACAGTCATTACCTGATCCCGATCTCTCGTAGCGAGATGCAAAAGAATACGGCGCTCATCCAAAATCCTATTTATCAATAA